Proteins encoded by one window of Kribbella italica:
- a CDS encoding MFS transporter: MSITAPVSWRGLSPTVWVLVGARAVNKIGAFTLPFLGVVLTVEFGASLAQTGLILAVFGAATIPSRLLGGQLADRFGRRRTIVLGLTGCAVAQLWIALSDELWSAVLATVLLGLAFEIYEPPSQATIADVTEPADRPTAYGLLGAAMAAAGVLAGLLAAAVSHFDLRWLFVADAITCLACAVLVALALPADARQAPRPQVSETVWRDRRLLLLLGSGTVFATIYMQLVIGIPLTLLDQGLPESGTGFILAVSAVTLILAQRLLRVQRLDDFRSIAIGYGLLAAGLVVTAFAHSLTVFLLATVLWSLGDLFLLTRYLTQASGLAPDHARGRYLAVFGLSWGIATTIAPLTATQLLKAAGPEGLWLASAATAVVLASLQPWFRKRLAPAGP, from the coding sequence ATGAGCATCACGGCACCCGTGTCCTGGCGAGGACTGTCGCCGACCGTCTGGGTCCTCGTCGGGGCCCGCGCGGTCAACAAGATCGGCGCGTTCACGCTGCCGTTCCTCGGTGTCGTGCTGACGGTCGAGTTCGGCGCCTCGCTGGCGCAGACCGGGCTGATCCTCGCCGTCTTCGGCGCCGCGACCATCCCGTCCCGTCTGCTCGGCGGCCAGCTCGCGGATCGGTTCGGCCGCCGGCGCACGATCGTGCTCGGCCTGACCGGCTGCGCCGTCGCCCAACTCTGGATCGCCCTGAGCGACGAGCTCTGGTCCGCCGTACTGGCGACTGTCCTGCTCGGCCTGGCCTTCGAGATCTACGAGCCGCCCAGTCAGGCGACCATCGCCGACGTCACCGAGCCGGCCGACCGGCCCACGGCGTACGGGCTGCTGGGTGCGGCGATGGCGGCTGCCGGTGTGCTGGCTGGTCTGCTTGCGGCCGCGGTCAGCCACTTCGACCTGCGCTGGCTGTTCGTCGCCGACGCGATCACCTGCTTGGCCTGCGCTGTACTGGTCGCACTGGCCCTGCCGGCAGACGCACGGCAAGCCCCTCGCCCCCAAGTCTCAGAAACCGTGTGGCGAGATCGAAGACTGCTCCTGCTGCTGGGTAGTGGCACGGTGTTCGCCACCATCTACATGCAGCTGGTCATCGGCATCCCGCTCACCCTGCTCGACCAGGGCCTGCCCGAGTCGGGCACCGGCTTCATCCTGGCCGTCTCCGCGGTCACGCTGATCCTCGCCCAGCGTCTGCTCCGCGTGCAGCGCCTGGACGACTTCCGCTCGATCGCCATCGGCTACGGCCTGCTGGCCGCAGGCCTGGTCGTCACAGCCTTCGCGCACAGCCTCACGGTCTTCCTGCTCGCCACAGTCCTCTGGAGCCTGGGCGACCTGTTCCTGCTCACCCGCTACCTCACCCAGGCCTCAGGCCTGGCTCCCGACCATGCAAGAGGTCGGTACCTGGCCGTCTTCGGCCTCAGCTGGGGCATCGCGACAACCATCGCCCCGCTGACCGCGACCCAGCTCCTGAAGGCAGCAGGCCCCGAAGGCCTCTGGCTCGCCAGCGCCGCAACTGCCGTAGTACTGGCGAGCCTCCAGCCGTGGTTCAGGAAACGGCTGGCTCCAGCCGGACCGTGA
- a CDS encoding SDR family NAD(P)-dependent oxidoreductase: MTTPRRALVTGAASGIGAACAHRLAAEGLRVVAVDYDADGLQAVAGDGIDAVQADLSDLDRLPDLPTDVDVLVNNAGVQLVAPVEQFPPERFGYILRLMLESPFRLIRQSLPHMYGAGWGRVVNISSVHGLRASPFKAAYVAAKHGLEGLSKVVALEGAAHGVTSNCVNPAYVRTPLVTAQLADQAVVHGLTEAEVLDKILLEPVAVKRLIEPAEVAEVVALLCGPSSASLTGSSFVLDGGWTAH; this comes from the coding sequence ATGACCACACCACGTCGTGCCCTAGTCACCGGCGCCGCGTCCGGGATCGGCGCGGCCTGCGCCCACCGGCTCGCCGCTGAGGGCCTGCGCGTCGTGGCGGTCGACTACGACGCCGACGGGCTGCAGGCGGTGGCCGGTGACGGCATCGACGCCGTACAGGCCGACCTGTCCGACCTGGACCGGCTGCCGGACCTGCCGACCGACGTCGACGTGCTGGTGAACAACGCGGGTGTCCAGCTGGTCGCTCCGGTCGAGCAGTTCCCGCCGGAGCGGTTCGGCTACATCCTGCGGCTCATGCTCGAGTCACCGTTCCGCCTGATCCGGCAGAGCCTGCCGCACATGTACGGCGCCGGCTGGGGCCGCGTGGTCAACATCAGCTCGGTGCACGGCCTGCGGGCCAGCCCGTTCAAGGCGGCGTACGTCGCGGCCAAGCACGGGCTCGAGGGCCTCAGCAAGGTCGTCGCGCTGGAGGGCGCCGCGCACGGCGTCACCAGCAACTGCGTGAACCCGGCGTACGTGAGGACGCCGCTGGTCACTGCCCAGCTCGCCGACCAGGCCGTCGTCCACGGCCTGACCGAGGCGGAGGTGCTGGACAAGATCCTGCTCGAACCGGTCGCCGTGAAGCGGCTGATCGAGCCGGCCGAGGTCGCCGAGGTGGTCGCGCTGCTCTGCGGCCCGTCGTCGGCCTCACTCACGGGGAGCTCGTTCGTCCTCGACGGCGGCTGGACCGCCCACTAA
- a CDS encoding MFS transporter, whose protein sequence is MSTSTEPVRERTPIARVVGASLVGTTVEWYDFFLYGVAASVVFGDLFFPKGEQLTGTLLSFATFAVGFFARPIGGVVFGHFGDRIGRKNLLVLSLLMMGLATFAIGLLPTYAQVGALAPILLTVLRLIQGFALGGEWGGAVLIVSEHGDPARRGFWASWPQAGAPAGQLIANGVLAGLAAFQSDAAFNSWGWRIPFLLSAVLVLVGLWVRLRIEESPLFKQARANQEPSEKIPFVEVITKYPREILTAMGARMAENVSYYIFTIVIATYAKDHLGLGKSFALNAVLIAAAIHFCAIPLWGALSDRIGRKPVYLFGAAGVGIWAFVFIAFVDTKNFALATLAVTVGLVLHGAMYGPQASFFTELFGTRVRYSGVSVGYQLASIVAGGLAPFIAVALLKAYDTGYAISIYVAVCSVISLVAVMSYGETSKRDLAQV, encoded by the coding sequence ATGTCCACGTCCACAGAACCGGTCCGCGAGCGGACCCCGATCGCCCGCGTGGTCGGCGCCAGCCTGGTCGGCACCACCGTCGAGTGGTACGACTTCTTCCTGTACGGCGTCGCCGCGTCCGTCGTCTTCGGCGACCTGTTCTTCCCCAAGGGCGAGCAGCTCACCGGCACCCTGCTCAGCTTCGCCACCTTCGCGGTCGGGTTCTTCGCCCGGCCGATCGGCGGGGTCGTGTTCGGCCACTTCGGCGACCGGATCGGCCGGAAGAACCTGCTGGTGCTGTCGCTGCTGATGATGGGTCTGGCCACCTTCGCGATCGGGCTGCTGCCGACGTACGCGCAGGTCGGTGCGCTGGCCCCGATCCTGCTGACCGTGCTGCGGCTGATCCAGGGCTTCGCGCTCGGCGGCGAGTGGGGTGGCGCGGTGCTGATCGTGTCCGAGCACGGCGACCCGGCCCGGCGTGGTTTCTGGGCGTCGTGGCCGCAGGCCGGCGCGCCTGCCGGGCAGCTGATCGCGAACGGCGTCCTGGCGGGGCTCGCGGCCTTCCAGAGTGACGCGGCGTTCAACTCATGGGGCTGGCGGATCCCGTTCCTGCTGTCCGCGGTGCTGGTTCTGGTGGGTCTGTGGGTGCGGCTGCGAATCGAGGAGTCGCCGCTGTTCAAGCAGGCGCGGGCCAACCAGGAGCCGAGCGAGAAGATCCCGTTCGTCGAGGTGATCACCAAGTACCCGCGCGAGATCCTGACCGCGATGGGCGCCCGGATGGCCGAGAACGTCAGCTACTACATCTTCACGATCGTGATCGCGACGTACGCCAAGGACCACCTCGGGCTGGGCAAGTCGTTCGCGCTGAACGCCGTCCTGATCGCGGCGGCGATCCACTTCTGCGCGATCCCGCTGTGGGGCGCGCTGTCGGACCGGATCGGCCGCAAACCGGTGTACCTGTTCGGCGCGGCCGGGGTCGGGATCTGGGCGTTCGTCTTCATCGCCTTCGTGGACACGAAGAACTTCGCGCTGGCGACCTTGGCGGTGACCGTCGGGCTGGTGCTGCACGGCGCGATGTACGGGCCGCAGGCGTCGTTCTTCACCGAGCTGTTCGGGACGAGAGTCCGGTACTCCGGGGTCTCGGTCGGCTACCAGTTGGCCTCGATCGTCGCGGGCGGCCTGGCGCCGTTCATCGCGGTCGCGCTGCTGAAGGCGTACGACACGGGCTACGCGATCTCGATCTACGTGGCAGTGTGTTCGGTGATCTCGCTGGTCGCCGTGATGAGCTACGGCGAGACCAGCAAACGAGACCTCGCACAGGTGTAG
- a CDS encoding DUF2064 domain-containing protein produces the protein MIDRRVVVLVVPAVGTWAPPGREPEAWRLALAEDTYEVLAALDLVEVAVAVVGGDAAGLAAIAALTWPGTPVYAADSVLDAVDKAGATAATVAVSHDVPDLPGLLIGKLFRALSSADIAVTPAEDGSLCAIGVRRPVAPWVAAADPAFDTPLGTLEHLKPRRHAVALGPGWHRLRSGADLARLDPGLEGWDATRALLRGK, from the coding sequence GTGATCGACCGACGGGTAGTAGTGCTGGTGGTGCCGGCGGTCGGCACGTGGGCCCCGCCCGGCCGCGAGCCGGAGGCCTGGCGGCTGGCGCTGGCCGAGGACACCTACGAGGTGCTGGCCGCGCTCGATCTGGTCGAGGTGGCTGTTGCTGTCGTCGGGGGAGACGCTGCTGGGCTCGCAGCGATCGCAGCCCTCACCTGGCCCGGTACTCCGGTGTACGCCGCGGACTCGGTGCTGGACGCCGTCGACAAGGCCGGCGCGACCGCGGCGACCGTGGCCGTCAGCCACGACGTACCGGATCTGCCCGGACTCCTGATCGGCAAGCTCTTCCGAGCCCTCTCGTCAGCGGACATCGCGGTGACGCCGGCGGAGGACGGCTCCCTCTGCGCGATCGGCGTACGGCGGCCGGTCGCTCCCTGGGTCGCCGCGGCCGACCCGGCCTTCGACACCCCGCTGGGCACGCTCGAACACCTCAAGCCCCGCCGCCACGCGGTAGCCCTCGGCCCCGGCTGGCACCGCCTCCGCTCCGGCGCGGATCTGGCCCGCCTCGATCCCGGCCTCGAAGGCTGGGACGCCACCCGCGCGCTTCTCCGCGGAAAGTAA
- a CDS encoding FdhF/YdeP family oxidoreductase yields MVDIEQPKKKAAGVPAVLSSFKFGFREMGPARTGKVFLKMNQDGGFDCPSCAWPDPDHKRKHAAEFCENGAKAVAWEATRKKVPRAFFAEHSIDELNRISEFELGKLGRITEPMLLRAGADHYEPVGWDEALHVVARHLRALDDPDDAVFYTSGRTSNEAAFLYQLLVRAYGTNNLPDCSNMCHESSGTALTRVIGSGKGAVTLEMLEEAELIVVVGQNPGTNAPRMLSHLEIAKKRGADIVSVNPLPEPGLMNFKNPQRPSGWVGKGTALTDQHLQIRIGGDQALFLAVGHLLLEAEAAAPGTVLDKAFIESHTSGYELYSKHNADLDWPAVEQATGLNRAEIEEFTQRFLTSKATVICWAMGLTQHREAVATITEIVNVLLLQGNIGKPGAGPCPVRGHSNVQGDRSMGIWEQMPARFHDKLDAEFAFTSPREHGIDAAQTVQRLRANDVRVFFAMGGNFAMATPDTDVVHQGLRACDLTVHVSTKLNKSHMVPGKEALILPTLGRTDHDRTVLGPQSVTVEDSQGAVHLSTGNLHPPSPDLLSEVGIVCALGELLVPDVGEIPWADFAKDYSLVRQRIGRVCDGYENFEARLRANEGGFLLAHAARDKREFRTSDAKAQFSANDLTWLPTEPGRLLLQTMRSHDQFNTTIYGLEDRYRGVHGTREVVFVNPSDLADLGLEDGQYVDIVSEFAGVERRAAGFRLVSYPTARGCVAAYYPETNVLMSADDVAKGSNTPVAKGLTVRLEPAVS; encoded by the coding sequence ATGGTCGACATCGAACAGCCGAAGAAGAAAGCGGCCGGCGTACCGGCCGTGCTCTCGTCGTTCAAGTTCGGGTTCCGCGAGATGGGCCCGGCGCGGACCGGCAAGGTGTTCTTGAAGATGAACCAGGACGGCGGCTTCGACTGCCCGTCCTGCGCCTGGCCCGATCCCGACCACAAGCGCAAGCACGCCGCCGAGTTCTGCGAGAACGGCGCCAAGGCGGTGGCCTGGGAGGCGACCCGCAAGAAGGTGCCACGGGCCTTCTTCGCCGAGCACTCGATCGACGAGCTGAACCGGATCTCCGAGTTCGAGCTGGGCAAGCTCGGCCGGATCACCGAGCCGATGCTGCTGCGGGCCGGCGCCGACCACTACGAGCCGGTCGGCTGGGACGAGGCGCTGCACGTCGTCGCGCGGCACCTGCGCGCGCTGGACGACCCGGACGACGCCGTCTTCTACACGTCGGGCCGGACCAGTAACGAGGCCGCGTTCCTCTACCAGCTGCTCGTGCGCGCGTACGGCACGAACAACCTGCCCGACTGCTCGAACATGTGCCACGAATCCTCCGGTACGGCGCTCACCCGCGTGATCGGCAGCGGCAAGGGCGCGGTCACACTGGAGATGCTCGAGGAGGCCGAGCTGATCGTCGTGGTCGGCCAGAACCCGGGCACCAACGCGCCCCGGATGCTCAGCCACCTGGAGATCGCCAAGAAGCGCGGCGCCGACATCGTCTCAGTGAACCCGCTGCCTGAGCCCGGCCTGATGAACTTCAAGAACCCGCAGCGCCCGTCCGGCTGGGTCGGCAAGGGCACCGCGCTGACCGACCAGCACCTGCAGATCCGGATCGGTGGCGACCAGGCGCTGTTCCTCGCCGTCGGCCATCTGCTGCTCGAGGCCGAGGCGGCCGCGCCGGGGACCGTTCTGGACAAGGCGTTCATCGAGTCGCACACCAGCGGGTACGAGCTGTACTCCAAGCACAACGCGGACCTGGACTGGCCGGCCGTCGAGCAGGCGACCGGCCTGAACCGGGCCGAGATCGAGGAGTTCACCCAGCGCTTCCTCACGTCGAAGGCGACGGTGATCTGCTGGGCGATGGGCCTGACCCAGCACCGCGAGGCGGTCGCGACGATCACCGAGATCGTCAACGTGCTGCTCCTGCAGGGCAACATCGGCAAGCCCGGCGCCGGGCCGTGCCCGGTCCGCGGGCACTCCAACGTGCAGGGCGACCGCAGCATGGGCATCTGGGAGCAGATGCCGGCCAGGTTCCACGACAAGCTGGACGCCGAGTTCGCGTTCACGTCGCCGCGTGAGCACGGCATCGACGCGGCGCAGACCGTGCAGCGGCTGCGGGCGAACGACGTACGGGTGTTCTTCGCGATGGGCGGCAACTTCGCGATGGCCACGCCGGACACCGACGTCGTGCACCAGGGGCTGCGGGCGTGCGACCTGACCGTGCACGTGTCCACGAAGCTGAACAAGTCCCACATGGTGCCCGGCAAGGAGGCGCTGATCCTGCCGACGCTCGGCCGGACCGACCACGACCGGACCGTGCTCGGGCCGCAGTCGGTGACGGTCGAGGACTCCCAGGGCGCCGTGCACCTGTCGACCGGGAACCTGCACCCGCCGAGCCCCGACCTGCTGTCCGAGGTCGGCATCGTCTGCGCGCTCGGCGAGCTGCTGGTGCCGGACGTCGGGGAGATCCCGTGGGCCGACTTCGCCAAGGACTACAGCCTGGTCCGGCAGCGGATCGGCCGGGTCTGCGACGGCTACGAGAACTTCGAGGCCCGGCTGCGGGCGAACGAGGGGGGCTTCCTGCTCGCGCACGCCGCCCGGGACAAGCGCGAGTTCCGCACCTCCGACGCGAAGGCCCAGTTCAGCGCGAACGACCTGACCTGGCTGCCGACCGAGCCGGGACGCCTGCTGCTGCAGACGATGCGCAGCCACGACCAGTTCAACACCACGATCTACGGGCTCGAGGACCGCTACCGCGGGGTGCACGGGACGCGCGAGGTGGTGTTCGTGAACCCGTCCGACCTGGCCGACCTCGGGCTCGAGGACGGTCAGTACGTCGACATCGTGAGCGAGTTCGCCGGGGTGGAGCGGCGGGCGGCGGGCTTCCGGCTCGTCTCGTACCCGACCGCTCGGGGTTGCGTCGCGGCGTACTACCCGGAGACCAACGTGCTGATGTCGGCCGACGACGTCGCCAAGGGCAGCAACACCCCGGTGGCCAAGGGCCTCACGGTCCGGCTGGAGCCAGCCGTTTCCTGA
- a CDS encoding NUDIX domain-containing protein — translation MTLHDDATAVLTRWTPPDAAQAALREHYLRYLAEHADGMWRSSRPEHLTASALVVDAGQGRVLLTLHRLVGRWLQLGGHCESGDTTLAGAALREATEESGLSDLKVSAEPLQLSRHLIEAGGCSGAHHLDVQFLVTATAGTDYVVSEESHDLAWFGVDALPVDLDHTVAELVGRL, via the coding sequence GTGACGCTGCACGACGACGCCACCGCCGTACTGACTCGCTGGACTCCCCCGGACGCGGCACAGGCCGCGCTCCGGGAGCACTACTTGCGCTACCTGGCCGAGCACGCGGACGGCATGTGGCGCAGTAGCCGGCCGGAGCACCTCACGGCGTCGGCGCTGGTCGTCGACGCCGGGCAGGGCCGGGTGCTGCTCACCCTGCACCGGCTGGTCGGCCGGTGGCTGCAGCTGGGTGGGCACTGCGAGTCTGGTGACACCACGCTGGCCGGGGCCGCGCTGCGCGAGGCGACCGAGGAGTCCGGGCTGTCCGACCTGAAGGTCAGCGCTGAGCCGCTGCAGTTGTCGCGGCATCTGATCGAGGCCGGTGGGTGCAGCGGCGCGCACCACTTGGATGTGCAGTTCCTGGTGACCGCTACGGCCGGGACCGACTACGTGGTCAGCGAGGAGTCGCACGACCTGGCGTGGTTCGGCGTCGACGCATTGCCGGTTGATCTCGACCACACCGTCGCCGAGTTGGTCGGACGCCTCTGA
- a CDS encoding rhamnogalacturonan lyase, translated as MLSKLTVLLTSLALLLPPTQASAASHSGSDLEHLDRGLVATSTSEGVFLSWRLLGPEATGHSGHGLTGTDFAVYRDGRRIAKVTDSTNYVDPAGTPTSRYRVVSLVNGRERDRSATVTPWANGYTELPLRKPADGVTPVGETYTYSAGDMSVGDVDGDGQYEYVVVWNPSNAKDVSQVGYTGNVYVDTYETDGTLLHRLDLGVNIRAGAHYTQVLVYDFDGDGRSETMLKTAPGTKLTTYDRSGRVKSQRYITMPAADRRAGYSNQDDYRVSKADYYDHLVDLFLQWKQQPEVKSGQWPATLEAAFGIPNRYSYPLNTTDAQALVDHFMDVYAPARSARNQLRSFEGFILSGPEYLSVFRGSDGKELQTIRYEPGRTDDGLRWGDYAMARIEPGNRVDRFLAGVAYLDGKHPSAVFARGYYTRTTLATYGWNGHRITKGWAIDSGWTPMTNPFNDSPHGRDGTDPTYGSITTQGFHSLSAADVDDDGRQEIVYGSATIDDDGSVLYSSKDVLPPGSAAPGELARLGHGDAMHVTDIDPQRPGKEIFTVHEGATSAPYGYALRDAWTGEVIYGEYSGRDTGRGMVGDILPDQPGLETWAMRLRTADGDALGTAMPGTNQSIRWAADMTTQIVNGTTPTIEDWRRGTLLSAEGTLTNNGTKGNPSLVADIFGDWREELLVRTADSSAIRIYLSTERTDRKLYTLMHDLQYRVEVARQQTTYNQPSYTGFYLGSDLDWSKVPLIR; from the coding sequence ATGCTTTCCAAACTCACCGTCCTGCTGACCTCACTCGCGCTGCTGCTGCCGCCGACTCAGGCCAGTGCCGCATCTCACTCCGGATCTGACCTGGAGCACCTCGACCGCGGTCTGGTCGCGACCAGTACCAGCGAGGGCGTCTTCCTCAGCTGGCGCCTGCTCGGCCCCGAGGCGACCGGCCACTCCGGCCACGGCCTGACCGGTACGGACTTCGCCGTCTACCGGGACGGCCGCCGGATCGCCAAGGTCACCGACAGCACCAACTACGTCGACCCGGCCGGTACGCCGACCTCCCGCTACCGCGTCGTCTCGCTGGTCAACGGCCGGGAGCGGGACCGCAGTGCCACCGTCACCCCGTGGGCCAACGGCTACACCGAGCTGCCGCTGCGCAAGCCCGCCGACGGTGTCACTCCGGTCGGTGAGACCTACACCTACTCAGCGGGCGACATGAGCGTCGGCGACGTGGACGGCGACGGCCAGTACGAGTACGTCGTGGTCTGGAACCCGTCGAACGCCAAGGACGTGTCGCAGGTCGGCTACACCGGCAACGTGTACGTCGACACGTACGAGACCGACGGCACCCTGCTCCACCGGCTCGACCTGGGCGTGAACATCCGGGCCGGAGCGCACTACACCCAGGTGCTGGTCTACGACTTCGACGGCGACGGCCGGTCGGAGACGATGCTCAAGACCGCGCCCGGTACCAAGCTGACGACATACGACCGCTCCGGCCGGGTCAAGTCCCAGCGGTACATCACCATGCCCGCTGCTGATCGCCGGGCCGGCTACAGCAACCAGGACGACTACCGGGTCAGCAAGGCCGACTACTACGACCACCTGGTCGACTTGTTCCTCCAGTGGAAGCAGCAGCCGGAGGTGAAGAGCGGCCAGTGGCCCGCGACGCTGGAGGCGGCCTTCGGCATCCCCAACCGGTACAGCTATCCGCTGAACACCACTGATGCCCAGGCGCTGGTCGACCACTTCATGGACGTCTACGCGCCGGCCCGGAGCGCCCGTAACCAGCTGCGGTCCTTCGAGGGCTTCATCCTCAGCGGACCCGAGTACCTGAGCGTCTTCCGCGGCTCCGACGGCAAGGAGCTCCAGACCATCCGCTACGAGCCCGGACGGACCGACGACGGACTCCGCTGGGGCGACTACGCGATGGCCCGCATCGAGCCCGGCAATCGGGTCGACCGCTTCCTGGCCGGCGTGGCCTACCTGGACGGCAAGCACCCGTCAGCTGTGTTCGCCCGCGGCTACTACACCCGTACGACGCTCGCGACGTACGGCTGGAACGGCCACCGGATCACCAAGGGCTGGGCGATCGACAGCGGCTGGACCCCGATGACCAACCCCTTCAACGACAGTCCGCACGGCCGCGACGGCACCGACCCGACGTACGGGTCGATCACCACGCAGGGGTTCCACTCGCTCAGTGCGGCGGACGTGGACGACGACGGGCGGCAGGAGATCGTCTACGGCTCCGCCACCATCGACGACGACGGCAGCGTGCTCTACAGCTCGAAGGACGTGCTCCCGCCGGGTAGTGCGGCTCCTGGTGAGCTGGCCCGGCTCGGGCACGGCGACGCGATGCACGTGACCGACATCGACCCGCAGCGACCGGGTAAGGAGATCTTCACCGTCCACGAGGGCGCCACCTCCGCGCCGTACGGGTACGCCCTGCGGGACGCCTGGACCGGTGAGGTGATCTACGGCGAGTACTCCGGACGCGACACCGGCCGCGGCATGGTCGGCGACATCCTCCCGGACCAGCCGGGGCTGGAGACCTGGGCGATGCGACTCCGGACGGCCGACGGCGATGCGCTCGGCACGGCGATGCCCGGCACCAACCAGAGCATCCGTTGGGCCGCTGACATGACTACGCAGATCGTGAACGGCACCACGCCGACCATCGAGGACTGGCGGCGCGGGACCCTGCTCAGCGCGGAGGGGACGCTGACCAACAACGGCACCAAGGGCAACCCGTCGCTGGTCGCCGACATCTTCGGCGACTGGCGGGAGGAACTGCTGGTCCGTACGGCGGACAGCAGCGCCATCCGGATCTACCTGAGCACCGAGCGCACGGACCGGAAGCTGTACACGCTGATGCACGACCTGCAGTACCGGGTCGAGGTGGCGCGGCAACAGACGACGTACAACCAGCCGTCGTACACGGGCTTCTACCTCGGCTCCGACCTCGACTGGTCGAAGGTGCCGCTCATCCGCTGA
- a CDS encoding helix-turn-helix domain-containing protein encodes MDAGRKREAELTALVDIALELASARAPGRVLHTIVHRARTLIGTDVAYLTLYDDARGDTYMRATDGSISATFQQVRLPLGAGLGGLVAETHKPYWTADYPSDHRFRHTGPIDSAVGEEGLVAILGTPLIVDGAFVGVLFASNRTARPFSRDEVALLGSLAALAAVTIVQVRAAAETAAALEQLSEAHAGVEHAAAAHDRFADIVLSGGDVDAIAAALAELLDVWVVLFDALGNELAAAGQVDRALAAKAVAASDSGRLVRSGSGWMVAVTAQGERLGALVIGGVASLPAADQRIVERAAVVTALVLLFRRQAAEQSQRAQADLLADAVSGTADPRALADRLRLLDPTRRLPTQLVVAVCRGDHTGVLARLPASLRLVLAGPYAGDLVLLLAEPDTVATARALNDVARRCGLTIAITGPARWGQPLVDTYQQATRLASTMLRLGKSGQAATPDDLGVAGLVGAATVDVKAHVAHVLGPVTAYDSQRGTDLVGTLEAYFAAGQSPTRAATALHIHPNTVQQRLDRITALLGDGWQEPERALDVQVALRLLRTLHG; translated from the coding sequence ATGGACGCCGGCCGGAAGCGTGAAGCCGAGCTCACCGCTCTGGTGGACATCGCTCTCGAGCTGGCGTCGGCCCGTGCCCCGGGACGGGTCCTGCACACCATCGTGCACCGCGCCCGCACCCTGATCGGCACCGACGTCGCCTACCTGACCCTGTACGACGACGCGCGCGGCGACACCTACATGCGCGCCACCGACGGGTCGATCTCGGCGACCTTCCAGCAGGTACGCCTCCCGCTGGGCGCCGGACTCGGCGGACTGGTCGCCGAGACCCACAAGCCCTACTGGACCGCCGACTACCCGAGCGACCACCGCTTCCGGCACACGGGACCGATCGACTCGGCCGTCGGGGAGGAGGGCCTGGTGGCCATCCTCGGTACGCCGCTGATCGTGGACGGCGCGTTCGTCGGCGTGCTGTTCGCCTCCAACCGCACCGCCCGGCCCTTCAGCCGTGACGAGGTGGCCCTGCTCGGCTCGCTGGCGGCACTGGCCGCGGTGACCATCGTGCAGGTCCGGGCCGCCGCTGAGACAGCTGCAGCGCTGGAGCAGTTGTCGGAGGCTCACGCCGGAGTGGAGCACGCCGCGGCTGCGCACGACCGGTTCGCAGACATCGTGCTGTCCGGAGGGGACGTCGACGCGATCGCTGCCGCGCTGGCCGAGCTGCTGGACGTGTGGGTCGTGCTGTTCGATGCGCTGGGCAACGAGCTTGCCGCGGCCGGTCAGGTCGACAGGGCCCTTGCTGCCAAGGCTGTTGCGGCGTCTGACTCGGGCCGCTTGGTCCGGAGCGGTTCGGGCTGGATGGTGGCGGTCACGGCTCAGGGGGAGCGGCTGGGTGCGCTGGTGATCGGGGGAGTGGCCTCGCTGCCCGCCGCGGACCAGCGGATCGTGGAGCGGGCTGCTGTCGTCACGGCTCTCGTCCTGCTGTTCCGCCGGCAGGCGGCCGAGCAGTCGCAGCGGGCGCAGGCCGACCTGCTGGCTGATGCTGTCAGCGGCACCGCCGACCCGCGTGCGCTGGCTGACCGGCTCCGGCTGCTCGACCCGACCCGGCGTCTGCCGACGCAGCTGGTCGTGGCGGTCTGCCGTGGCGACCACACCGGCGTACTGGCTCGTCTGCCTGCTTCACTGCGCCTCGTACTAGCAGGCCCGTACGCCGGTGACCTCGTGCTACTGCTCGCCGAGCCCGACACGGTCGCGACAGCGCGAGCCCTGAACGACGTCGCCCGTCGCTGCGGGCTGACGATTGCCATCACCGGTCCGGCGCGCTGGGGCCAGCCGCTCGTCGACACCTACCAGCAGGCGACCCGGCTGGCTTCGACCATGCTCCGCCTCGGCAAGTCCGGCCAGGCAGCCACACCGGACGACCTGGGCGTCGCCGGGCTGGTCGGAGCAGCCACCGTCGACGTCAAGGCGCACGTCGCCCACGTCCTCGGACCGGTGACCGCCTACGACTCCCAGCGAGGCACCGACCTGGTCGGCACGCTCGAGGCCTACTTCGCCGCCGGGCAGAGCCCGACCCGAGCCGCCACGGCCCTGCACATCCACCCCAACACGGTCCAGCAGCGCCTGGATCGGATCACCGCTCTGCTTGGCGACGGCTGGCAGGAGCCGGAGCGCGCCCTCGACGTACAGGTGGCACTGCGCCTGCTGCGGACACTGCACGGCTAG